The following are encoded together in the Luteolibacter rhizosphaerae genome:
- a CDS encoding sulfurtransferase, producing the protein MPAVTNIAAYRFARMEGLKELRTELLSFCKSRDLKGTILLAPEGINLFVAGSEAPVGELVTRLRELPGLEDLAPKYSLSDEQPFSRMLVRLKKEIIAFGVEGIDPATYTSPRIEAKQLKQWLDEGKPVVLYDTRNDYEVKLGTFKNAIPAGIDHFRHFPDAVAKLPAEMRDAPVVTFCTGGIRCEKAAPFMEQAGFREVYQLEGGILKYFEEVGGDHYDGECFVFDQRVGVDPALSETGSAVCFACQAPLAKHEQEDPRYLANVSCPHCYRSDQQRLDDRIAIRRAALARVTNPLPGSVPYENRRPIRVPAHLEGASILAILEALFPQTSQETWLGILASGLVLDPKGNPASPEQTARAGEEWIRIFPGTIEPEVNADIRVLHEDEAIIVLHKPAPLPMHPSGRFNRNTLSHFLHEAWHPEKPRPAHRLDANTGGVLVCARTRHFAKLLQPQFSRGEVAKTYLARVIGHPPEDRFTIDAPISDQACGLGAREIDEEGQEARTQFRVLSRDADGSSLLEVTPLTGRTNQIRIHLWHTGFPIQGDPVYLPHASRGDTQTLPLNAPPMCLHAWRISFLHPLHGTRSTFTAELPAWATPA; encoded by the coding sequence GTGCCCGCCGTCACGAACATCGCCGCCTATCGCTTCGCCCGAATGGAAGGGCTGAAGGAACTGCGCACCGAGCTTCTGTCCTTCTGCAAGTCGCGCGATCTCAAGGGCACCATCCTTCTCGCACCGGAGGGCATCAATCTCTTCGTCGCGGGCTCTGAAGCTCCCGTCGGCGAACTCGTCACCAGGCTGCGCGAGCTACCCGGCTTGGAAGACCTCGCTCCGAAGTATAGCCTCAGCGACGAGCAGCCCTTCTCCCGCATGCTGGTGCGGCTGAAGAAAGAGATCATCGCCTTCGGGGTCGAAGGCATCGATCCCGCCACCTACACCTCACCCCGCATCGAGGCGAAGCAGCTCAAGCAATGGCTCGATGAAGGAAAGCCCGTCGTCCTCTACGACACGCGCAATGACTACGAGGTGAAGCTCGGCACCTTCAAGAACGCCATCCCTGCCGGCATCGATCACTTCCGGCATTTTCCGGATGCAGTCGCCAAGCTCCCCGCGGAGATGCGGGATGCTCCCGTGGTCACCTTCTGCACCGGCGGCATCCGTTGCGAGAAGGCCGCGCCCTTCATGGAGCAGGCAGGCTTCCGCGAAGTGTATCAACTCGAAGGCGGCATCCTGAAGTATTTCGAAGAAGTCGGCGGGGATCACTACGATGGCGAATGCTTCGTCTTCGATCAGCGCGTCGGCGTCGATCCGGCTCTCAGCGAAACCGGTTCCGCCGTCTGCTTCGCCTGCCAAGCTCCTCTCGCCAAGCATGAGCAGGAGGACCCGCGCTACCTCGCGAATGTCTCCTGCCCGCATTGCTATCGCTCGGATCAGCAGCGCTTGGACGATCGTATCGCGATCCGTCGCGCAGCGCTCGCCCGCGTGACCAATCCATTGCCCGGCAGCGTCCCTTACGAGAACCGTCGTCCCATCCGTGTGCCCGCGCACTTGGAAGGAGCCTCGATCCTCGCGATCCTCGAAGCCTTGTTCCCTCAAACCTCTCAGGAGACCTGGTTGGGAATCCTGGCAAGCGGTCTCGTGCTCGACCCGAAAGGCAATCCCGCAAGCCCCGAACAAACCGCGAGGGCAGGGGAGGAGTGGATCCGCATCTTCCCCGGCACCATCGAGCCTGAAGTGAATGCCGATATCCGCGTCCTGCACGAGGATGAGGCCATCATCGTGCTGCACAAGCCCGCGCCGCTACCGATGCATCCCAGCGGCCGCTTCAACCGCAACACGCTTTCCCATTTCCTGCATGAAGCATGGCACCCGGAGAAGCCGCGTCCGGCCCATCGTCTGGATGCGAATACCGGCGGCGTGCTCGTTTGTGCCCGCACACGCCACTTCGCGAAGTTGCTCCAACCGCAGTTCAGCCGTGGCGAGGTGGCGAAAACCTACCTCGCCCGCGTGATCGGTCATCCGCCGGAAGATCGCTTCACCATCGATGCACCCATCTCCGATCAAGCCTGCGGTCTGGGCGCACGTGAGATCGACGAGGAGGGACAAGAGGCCCGCACGCAATTCCGCGTCCTCAGCCGCGATGCCGATGGCAGCAGCCTTCTGGAGGTCACGCCTCTAACAGGTCGCACTAATCAGATCCGCATTCATCTCTGGCACACCGGCTTCCCCATCCAGGGTGACCCCGTCTATCTGCCGCATGCATCCCGCGGTGACACCCAGACCTTGCCACTCAATGCGCCGCCAATGTGCCTGCATGCGTGGAGGATCTCCTTCCTGCATCCGCTCCATGGCACACGCTCCACCTTCACGGCGGAGCTGCCTGCGTGGGCTACACCAGCTTGA
- a CDS encoding DUF2891 domain-containing protein, whose amino-acid sequence MMRFTIPAIVAVLAAPAALGQEKPMTEQQAAAFFKLALAGIDREFPNKTGHVTTGADDLKTPRQMHPVFYGHFDWHSSVHGHWTLVRLLKLFPQAPFAAEARKVLDGRFTKEALEGEAAYFRTKENRSFERMYGWAWALRLAQELRTWDDPDAKRWTAHYEVLEKEITGLAKGYLPKLDWPVRCGFHPESSFPLGQMLDYARSTGDSDLEQLVTAKSRAFYGKDRNYPAAYEPSGNDFFSPGLNAADLMRRVLPAEEFSKWLTDYLPDLAAGEAGNLFTPVTVSDPTDGHLIHLAGLNLNRAWTMRGIASVLPDSDPRRKILLDSAQKHAAAGLAMVETGHYEGEHWLGSFATYLLSGAGIK is encoded by the coding sequence ATGATGCGATTCACGATTCCCGCCATCGTCGCCGTGCTTGCCGCCCCGGCCGCCCTCGGGCAGGAGAAGCCCATGACCGAGCAGCAAGCCGCAGCCTTCTTCAAACTGGCTCTCGCCGGGATCGACCGCGAGTTCCCGAACAAGACCGGACACGTCACCACCGGCGCGGACGACCTGAAGACCCCGCGCCAGATGCACCCGGTCTTCTACGGCCATTTCGATTGGCACTCCTCGGTGCATGGCCACTGGACTCTCGTCCGCCTTCTCAAGCTCTTCCCGCAGGCACCTTTCGCCGCCGAGGCACGCAAGGTCCTCGACGGTCGTTTTACCAAAGAAGCCTTGGAAGGGGAGGCCGCCTACTTCCGCACCAAGGAGAACCGCAGCTTCGAGCGCATGTATGGCTGGGCCTGGGCACTGCGCCTCGCCCAAGAGCTGCGCACTTGGGATGATCCGGATGCGAAGCGCTGGACTGCCCACTATGAAGTTCTCGAAAAGGAGATCACCGGCTTGGCCAAGGGTTATCTCCCGAAGCTCGATTGGCCCGTCCGCTGCGGCTTCCATCCGGAGTCTTCCTTCCCGCTTGGACAGATGCTCGATTACGCCCGCTCCACCGGCGACTCGGATCTGGAGCAACTCGTGACCGCGAAGTCCCGCGCTTTCTACGGTAAGGATCGCAACTACCCCGCCGCCTACGAACCCTCGGGAAACGACTTCTTCTCCCCCGGCCTCAATGCCGCCGACCTCATGCGTCGAGTGCTTCCCGCGGAGGAGTTTTCCAAGTGGCTCACCGACTACCTCCCCGACCTTGCCGCGGGAGAGGCGGGCAATCTCTTCACGCCCGTCACCGTGAGCGATCCGACCGATGGCCATCTCATCCACCTCGCGGGCCTGAATCTGAATCGTGCTTGGACCATGCGCGGCATTGCCTCCGTCCTCCCGGATTCCGATCCGCGCCGTAAGATTCTGTTAGATTCCGCGCAGAAGCACGCTGCAGCCGGGCTGGCGATGGTCGAGACCGGCCACTACGAGGGCGAGCACTGGCTCGGCTCCTTCGCCACCTACCTTCTCAGCGGCGCGGGCATCAAATGA
- the rsmH gene encoding 16S rRNA (cytosine(1402)-N(4))-methyltransferase RsmH: MEDSTSPRPPRRKRYSGKNPRRFEDKYKEHAPGAHGETVAKVLASGKTPAGMHVPIMVTECLEALALQPGQHGIDATLGYGGHAREILARISPGGHLIGLDVDPIEQPKTEARLRELSYAPDSFQAIRSNYAGIRKALDSVGWDAADFVFGDLGCSSMQFDNPSRGFTFKVDGPLDMRMNPQRGVPASEWLAKVKPAVLAEALRENADEPRAEEIAAALAGKHLTGTLDLAKAIRSLPQLAKLDEERLDLTVRRAFQAIRIAVNEEFTALDSFLRVLPSCLKPGGHAAILTFHSGEDRRVKKAFQAGLRDGLYSTVSENVIVAGPEERRANPRSIPAKLRQAIRA, encoded by the coding sequence ATGGAAGATTCGACCTCGCCGCGCCCTCCCCGGCGGAAACGCTACTCCGGAAAGAATCCCCGGCGTTTCGAGGACAAATACAAGGAACACGCCCCCGGGGCCCATGGCGAAACCGTGGCCAAGGTGCTCGCCTCCGGGAAAACACCGGCCGGCATGCACGTCCCGATCATGGTGACCGAGTGCCTGGAAGCCCTCGCTCTCCAGCCCGGCCAGCACGGCATCGATGCCACCTTGGGCTACGGCGGCCACGCCCGCGAGATCCTCGCCCGGATCAGCCCCGGCGGCCACCTGATCGGGCTGGACGTCGATCCGATCGAGCAACCTAAAACCGAGGCCCGGCTCCGGGAACTGAGCTACGCCCCCGATTCCTTCCAAGCGATTCGCTCGAACTACGCCGGCATCCGCAAGGCCCTCGATAGCGTCGGCTGGGATGCCGCCGACTTCGTCTTCGGCGATCTCGGCTGCTCTTCCATGCAGTTCGACAATCCCTCGCGCGGCTTCACCTTCAAGGTCGACGGCCCCCTCGACATGCGCATGAACCCGCAGCGCGGCGTCCCGGCCTCGGAGTGGCTTGCCAAGGTGAAACCCGCGGTGCTCGCCGAGGCCCTGCGCGAGAACGCCGATGAGCCCCGCGCCGAGGAGATCGCCGCCGCCTTGGCGGGAAAGCATCTCACCGGCACCCTTGATCTCGCCAAAGCCATCCGCTCGCTTCCGCAACTCGCCAAGCTCGATGAGGAGCGCCTCGACCTCACCGTCCGCCGCGCCTTCCAAGCCATCCGCATTGCCGTGAACGAGGAGTTCACCGCGCTCGATTCCTTCCTGCGTGTCCTTCCGTCCTGCCTCAAGCCCGGAGGCCATGCCGCCATCCTGACCTTCCATTCCGGCGAGGACCGCCGGGTGAAAAAAGCCTTCCAAGCAGGCCTGCGCGACGGCCTCTATTCCACCGTCAGCGAGAACGTGATTGTCGCCGGGCCCGAGGAACGCCGCGCGAATCCTCGCAGCATTCCCGCCAAACTGCGCCAAGCCATCCGCGCCTGA
- a CDS encoding DUF4256 domain-containing protein, producing MSKPNSNKQDLSQEQRAKLFALLEARFEKNMQRHKGIKWADVQSRLEAHPAKLWSLNEMEDSAGEPDVVGHDKKSGEYLFFDCSPESPKGRVSVCYDRAGLESRKEHRPANTAIDMATAMGVEILTEEQYRELQKLGEFDLKTSTWILTPPDIRKLGGALFCDRRFGQVFTYHNGAQSYYSARAFRACLRV from the coding sequence ATGAGCAAGCCTAACAGCAATAAGCAGGACCTGTCACAGGAACAGCGCGCGAAGCTCTTCGCGTTGCTTGAAGCGCGCTTCGAGAAGAACATGCAACGCCACAAGGGGATCAAATGGGCCGACGTGCAATCGCGGCTCGAAGCCCATCCTGCCAAGCTCTGGTCGCTCAACGAAATGGAGGACAGCGCCGGCGAACCGGACGTGGTAGGGCATGACAAGAAGAGCGGCGAGTATCTCTTCTTCGATTGTTCACCCGAAAGCCCGAAGGGTCGCGTCTCCGTCTGCTACGATCGCGCGGGCCTTGAATCCCGGAAGGAACACCGTCCCGCGAACACCGCCATCGACATGGCCACCGCCATGGGGGTCGAGATCCTCACCGAGGAGCAGTACCGGGAACTCCAGAAGCTCGGCGAGTTCGACCTGAAAACCTCGACTTGGATCCTCACCCCGCCGGACATCCGCAAACTCGGCGGCGCGCTCTTCTGCGACCGCCGCTTCGGCCAAGTCTTCACTTATCACAACGGTGCCCAATCCTACTACAGCGCCCGGGCATTCCGCGCCTGCCTAAGAGTCTAG
- a CDS encoding sigma-70 family RNA polymerase sigma factor codes for MKPRSQDEMDRKKDNLEDFVHELTRCQGDLFYFIRALCGDPHAAADIRQTVNMILWRKREKFRPGTSFKNWAFRIAQLEVMTFLRRKKKDRTVCFDADLIECFASEMPSVIDEYPERRTALAECLKKLTPKDDELIRHHYWSGGSLEVLARATERSVGTLKARLFQLRGNLRRCIRVQLSPRES; via the coding sequence GTGAAACCACGTTCCCAAGACGAAATGGATCGCAAGAAGGACAATCTCGAAGACTTCGTGCACGAGCTCACCCGCTGTCAGGGTGACTTGTTCTATTTCATTCGGGCACTGTGCGGAGATCCGCATGCGGCCGCGGACATCCGCCAGACCGTGAACATGATTCTCTGGCGCAAGCGCGAAAAGTTCCGCCCCGGCACCAGCTTCAAGAACTGGGCCTTCCGCATCGCCCAGCTCGAGGTGATGACCTTCCTGCGCCGCAAGAAGAAGGACCGCACCGTCTGCTTCGATGCGGACCTGATCGAGTGCTTCGCTTCCGAGATGCCATCCGTGATCGATGAGTATCCGGAGCGCCGAACGGCGCTGGCGGAGTGTTTGAAGAAGCTCACCCCGAAGGACGACGAATTGATCCGCCACCACTACTGGTCGGGCGGTTCGCTTGAAGTGCTAGCGCGAGCCACCGAGCGCAGCGTGGGCACCCTCAAGGCACGTCTGTTCCAACTCCGCGGCAACCTGCGCCGCTGCATCCGAGTCCAACTGTCTCCCCGCGAGTCCTGA
- a CDS encoding FecR family protein, protein MEEHEVNRLLNRLIDGSISREDFTRIQGVMRVNPEVRAEYYDLVGLDLMLFDRYEVPTHISVQAKTMDDHWMVRQSKRRTVNGIVWAAAACVLLSAGGFFYFRNTQPAASLTASVDCSYSIDGTPRSITTLKKDEILSVENGVMSMSIGNHVEACVEGPAKVRLIAHEGKMEILQGSVFLQILPGGKGFEVHTPGGIIRDIGTKFGVHVASNGSVETHVTAGTVEIDRDNGEQPRQIRAGESAVWTRTGTIRGGRHATDRFVQALPWEDAVFADDFDDRDGTLLDKKTPDTGLPWVAEAEMNPTTVVNGKLDTSTGWRTLKAPFRDDQQSNRRKVYVVNFATRVPANIWDKAGYLDAAERITFQRKGADGLLFSLVARASRNHHWQIKSEADAVHSRGTRTSALQPHDLTVTYDSGTGEVRFYEGSSTEGTLLDRLTVEAGAVLDSVVISNDEGGDVALEDLTVRILTYPQNGERQKSR, encoded by the coding sequence ATGGAAGAACACGAAGTCAACCGCCTCCTGAATCGCCTGATCGACGGCTCGATCAGCCGCGAGGACTTCACGCGGATCCAAGGGGTCATGCGGGTGAATCCCGAAGTGCGTGCCGAGTACTACGATCTGGTCGGCTTGGACCTCATGCTCTTCGACCGCTATGAAGTGCCGACCCACATCTCGGTGCAGGCCAAGACGATGGACGACCACTGGATGGTACGTCAGTCCAAGCGCAGAACGGTCAACGGTATCGTCTGGGCGGCGGCTGCCTGCGTACTGCTCAGCGCGGGCGGTTTCTTCTATTTTCGCAACACCCAGCCGGCAGCTTCTCTAACAGCATCGGTGGATTGCAGCTACTCTATCGACGGAACCCCGCGCTCGATCACCACGCTGAAGAAGGATGAGATCCTGAGCGTGGAGAACGGCGTGATGTCGATGTCGATCGGCAATCACGTGGAAGCCTGCGTGGAGGGTCCGGCCAAGGTCCGCCTCATTGCTCACGAGGGCAAGATGGAGATCCTTCAGGGCAGCGTCTTCCTGCAGATCCTGCCGGGCGGCAAAGGATTCGAGGTCCACACTCCCGGTGGCATCATCCGCGATATCGGGACCAAGTTCGGCGTGCACGTGGCTAGCAACGGTAGCGTGGAAACGCATGTGACCGCAGGCACCGTGGAGATCGATCGCGACAACGGGGAGCAGCCGCGCCAGATCCGTGCGGGCGAATCCGCGGTGTGGACACGCACGGGCACGATCCGCGGTGGGCGTCATGCCACCGACCGCTTCGTCCAAGCCTTGCCTTGGGAGGATGCGGTGTTTGCGGACGATTTCGATGACCGCGACGGCACCTTGCTCGACAAGAAGACTCCGGATACCGGGCTGCCATGGGTGGCGGAAGCGGAGATGAATCCGACCACCGTGGTGAACGGCAAGCTGGATACCTCCACCGGTTGGCGCACGCTCAAGGCTCCCTTCCGCGATGACCAGCAATCGAACCGCCGGAAGGTCTACGTGGTCAACTTCGCCACCCGGGTACCGGCCAACATCTGGGACAAGGCTGGCTACCTCGATGCTGCCGAACGGATCACCTTCCAACGCAAAGGCGCGGATGGTCTCCTGTTCAGCCTCGTGGCCCGTGCGTCCCGCAATCACCACTGGCAGATCAAGAGCGAAGCCGATGCGGTGCACTCCCGTGGCACGCGCACCTCGGCCCTCCAACCGCACGACCTGACCGTGACCTACGATAGTGGAACCGGCGAAGTGCGTTTCTACGAGGGAAGTAGTACTGAAGGCACCCTGCTCGACCGTCTAACAGTCGAAGCCGGGGCGGTGCTTGATTCCGTCGTCATCTCCAACGACGAGGGCGGTGATGTAGCCCTCGAAGATCTCACCGTGCGTATCCTTACTTACCCGCAGAATGGTGAACGCCAGAAAAGCAGGTGA
- a CDS encoding pilus assembly PilX family protein, which yields MKASGPTRFHHHRPTWKTLPRGRDGFALVVTLTMMVLLSVLAIGLLSLANISLRGSSAGDAKRAAQANARVALAMAIGQLQNELGDDRRVTADGAILGTGASQQQLVGVWDSMAGTQTTLPTAAAPDYDSWKRNKFRTWLASSPNPEDLRTRDYAQSPVGDESVRLFAEKSDGFEMRALTIPVAEENGMAGNMAWAVTQEATKAKINVGSDLARAKYNDAIHAPNGPSLGLSDLAKQPKEGWDKRSGRVLGMNQAILDEEYGLDKESAAAFRREHGAHARGVLSDVVKGGLKTDLSLGFNLGDGEFSQSRWGQVNNPFSGGTAPRGEVPLYEPLNGGTPVTVSMNYGTVRYDHIFETGASPTFNSLRSHYNLFQHLYSSASGTSAFYRPQASTYWPDATRGSETSVSPVLDRVLFFVCLYADSAGVPNVVFTPVITLWNPYNVSIESEGFVVFPWMDIPMFGNFNITGTNYSTIMSWHMGMDSAGKGEGRQKEPYFYCKLTGSGTNNTSTPIRIGPGEVRVFIPATKDVIRYERQQPEASRTSIFMRPAASAADIDIGGGIGVPLNSSIGTPITKTITNTDTMSAKLDFDFARYHYFVRMEDSGRLKGLTRGKTVSEVQIYNGKMSSQSVQTPTLTGSALKQKPRPVAILETFHRTAGESGQMADLVYTVNPRQRYVNAMISGSTTFVAGPHYESSMHKVTDFISEAFQVTGDGQRSYYGMSNAAGSGRDYLPFFEIPKEPMMSLGAFQHADLSDSAYSPGSQFGNAWASGFVSRTTAARTLKTATTAGAEKISPNGLGLYDHSYLMNAAVWDGYYFSSIAPRTTPGSSGGSPSVYSNKVARTTQETSDVIKNWVQSPEANPLRNTRHILHRGGMTNEQVIERLDSSAGCRWAPAHMLVDGVFNVNSVNESAWRAMLASLRGSKLDVTGKGTHDSGNSTPVPRLRDPSGSPGDLWNGFRELSDDQIRVLAREIVQEVRDRGPFQSMGEFVNRRLASSNLGLKGALQAAIDRANLNQQATVERFNNTGYPFRSNLPEPFTGTGTPGWLTQADLLTALGPFITVRSDTFTVRAYGEAKDGEGKVLARAWCEAVVQRVPDLLDPDSNDNATELPLDLNPINARFGRRFEIISYRDLADDELAV from the coding sequence ATGAAAGCATCCGGACCCACCCGATTTCATCATCATCGACCGACATGGAAGACCCTGCCCCGGGGTCGCGATGGATTTGCCCTCGTCGTCACGCTGACGATGATGGTTCTTCTTTCCGTTCTAGCGATCGGTCTCCTGTCTCTTGCGAACATCTCGCTGCGCGGTTCCAGCGCGGGAGACGCCAAGCGTGCGGCTCAAGCGAATGCACGAGTCGCCTTGGCCATGGCGATCGGCCAATTGCAGAACGAGCTCGGCGACGACCGGCGGGTCACCGCCGATGGTGCAATCCTCGGCACGGGGGCGAGCCAGCAGCAACTGGTAGGAGTCTGGGACTCAATGGCGGGCACCCAAACCACGCTGCCCACCGCTGCTGCGCCGGATTATGATAGCTGGAAGCGGAACAAGTTCCGCACTTGGCTGGCTTCCAGCCCGAATCCGGAGGATCTCCGTACCCGCGATTACGCTCAGAGCCCCGTGGGCGATGAATCCGTAAGGCTCTTCGCCGAGAAGTCGGATGGCTTCGAGATGCGGGCGCTGACGATCCCGGTGGCGGAAGAGAACGGCATGGCCGGCAACATGGCCTGGGCGGTCACACAGGAAGCGACCAAGGCCAAGATCAACGTGGGGAGCGATCTGGCCCGCGCGAAATATAACGATGCCATCCATGCTCCGAACGGCCCGTCGCTGGGACTCTCGGATCTGGCAAAGCAGCCGAAGGAAGGCTGGGATAAGCGTTCGGGGCGAGTTCTCGGGATGAACCAGGCGATTCTCGACGAGGAATACGGCTTGGACAAGGAAAGCGCGGCAGCGTTCCGCCGCGAGCACGGCGCTCATGCCCGTGGGGTCCTCTCGGATGTGGTGAAAGGTGGCTTGAAGACCGACCTCTCGCTCGGGTTCAACCTCGGCGACGGGGAATTCAGCCAGTCCCGCTGGGGCCAGGTGAACAATCCTTTCAGCGGCGGCACTGCCCCCCGCGGTGAAGTCCCGCTCTACGAGCCCTTGAATGGTGGCACGCCGGTGACCGTATCGATGAACTACGGGACGGTTCGCTACGATCACATCTTCGAGACCGGAGCGTCACCGACCTTCAACTCGCTGCGCTCGCACTACAACCTCTTCCAGCACCTCTACAGTTCCGCCAGCGGCACCTCCGCGTTCTATCGCCCGCAAGCCAGCACCTATTGGCCGGATGCGACGCGCGGAAGCGAGACCTCCGTGTCTCCGGTCCTGGACCGTGTTCTTTTCTTCGTGTGCCTCTACGCCGATAGCGCGGGAGTCCCGAACGTGGTGTTCACCCCTGTAATCACCCTGTGGAATCCGTATAACGTGAGCATCGAATCCGAAGGCTTCGTGGTCTTCCCGTGGATGGACATCCCGATGTTCGGCAACTTCAACATCACCGGCACCAACTACAGCACCATCATGTCCTGGCACATGGGCATGGACAGCGCAGGCAAGGGTGAAGGCCGCCAGAAGGAGCCTTACTTCTACTGCAAGCTCACCGGTAGCGGCACGAACAATACCAGCACTCCGATCCGGATCGGTCCCGGGGAAGTCCGCGTGTTCATTCCTGCGACGAAGGACGTGATCCGCTACGAACGTCAGCAGCCGGAAGCGAGCCGCACTTCGATCTTCATGCGCCCTGCCGCCTCTGCGGCCGACATCGACATCGGCGGCGGAATCGGTGTGCCCCTGAACTCTTCCATCGGGACCCCGATCACGAAGACGATCACGAATACCGACACCATGTCCGCGAAGCTCGATTTCGACTTCGCCCGCTACCATTACTTCGTGCGGATGGAGGACTCCGGCCGATTGAAGGGCCTGACCCGTGGCAAGACGGTCTCGGAGGTTCAGATCTATAACGGCAAGATGAGCAGCCAGAGCGTCCAGACCCCTACCCTGACGGGCTCCGCGCTGAAGCAAAAGCCGCGTCCGGTGGCTATTCTGGAAACCTTCCACCGCACGGCCGGCGAGTCCGGGCAGATGGCGGACCTCGTCTACACGGTGAACCCGCGGCAACGCTACGTGAACGCGATGATCTCCGGTTCCACCACCTTCGTAGCCGGTCCTCACTACGAGTCCAGCATGCACAAGGTGACGGACTTCATCAGCGAAGCCTTCCAAGTCACCGGTGACGGCCAGCGCTCCTACTATGGCATGAGCAATGCCGCCGGCAGCGGCCGCGACTACCTGCCCTTCTTCGAGATTCCGAAGGAACCGATGATGTCGCTCGGTGCATTCCAGCACGCCGACCTTTCCGATTCGGCCTATTCGCCGGGTTCCCAGTTCGGCAATGCCTGGGCCTCCGGCTTCGTTTCCCGGACCACGGCAGCACGCACGCTCAAGACGGCGACGACCGCCGGTGCCGAGAAGATCTCGCCAAACGGTCTCGGTCTCTACGACCACTCCTACCTGATGAATGCGGCGGTGTGGGATGGTTATTACTTCTCCTCCATCGCTCCTCGCACGACACCGGGAAGCTCCGGCGGATCACCATCCGTCTATAGCAACAAGGTGGCCCGCACGACTCAAGAGACCTCGGATGTCATCAAGAACTGGGTCCAATCTCCGGAAGCAAATCCACTCCGCAACACGCGCCACATCCTCCACCGCGGCGGAATGACGAACGAACAGGTTATCGAGCGCTTGGACTCCTCCGCGGGCTGCCGCTGGGCCCCGGCGCACATGCTGGTGGACGGCGTCTTCAACGTGAACTCCGTGAACGAGTCCGCATGGCGCGCGATGCTGGCGAGCCTGCGCGGCAGCAAGCTGGACGTGACCGGCAAGGGAACCCATGACTCCGGCAATTCGACCCCGGTGCCGCGCCTGCGCGACCCATCCGGCAGCCCCGGGGATCTCTGGAACGGCTTCCGCGAGCTCTCCGACGACCAGATCCGCGTGCTGGCCCGCGAGATCGTGCAGGAAGTCCGCGACCGCGGCCCCTTCCAATCGATGGGTGAATTCGTCAATCGCCGTCTCGCATCGAGCAATCTGGGCCTGAAGGGTGCGCTGCAAGCCGCGATCGATCGCGCCAACCTGAACCAGCAGGCCACCGTCGAGCGTTTCAACAACACCGGCTATCCCTTCCGCAGCAATCTGCCCGAGCCCTTCACCGGCACCGGCACCCCGGGCTGGCTGACGCAGGCCGACCTGCTTACCGCGCTCGGTCCTTTCATCACGGTTCGCTCGGACACCTTCACCGTCCGTGCCTATGGTGAAGCAAAGGATGGCGAGGGCAAGGTGCTGGCCCGCGCTTGGTGCGAGGCGGTGGTGCAGCGCGTCCCCGATCTCCTCGACCCCGATTCCAACGACAACGCCACCGAGCTGCCGCTCGACCTGAACCCGATCAACGCCCGTTTCGGCCGCCGTTTCGAGATCATCTCCTACCGCGACCTTGCCGACGACGAACTCGCCGTCTGA